Proteins from a genomic interval of Acanthopagrus latus isolate v.2019 chromosome 7, fAcaLat1.1, whole genome shotgun sequence:
- the nppal gene encoding natriuretic peptide A-like — protein MNANISVCCLSLLLLLHFVRAKPVSDLQNLKQLLEEINTAQYYPSSEEMEVKRDKSVFGAPEQDPWSSSDHSSPSDPPAAKENVLASLLRDLMRTSKRSWSRYKKGGLRSCFGVRLERIGSFSGLGC, from the exons ATGAACGCAAATATCTCCGTTTGCTGCTtgtctctgcttctgctgcttcatttcGTAAGGGCCAAACCAGTTTCTGACCTCCAG aatttgaagcagctgctggaggagatcaACACAGCGCAGTACTACCCGTCCTCcgaggagatggaggtgaaaagAGACAAGTCGGTGTTCGGAGCTCCAGAGCAGGATCCCTGGAGCTCCTCCGACCACAGCAGCCCCTCCGACCCGCCGGCGGCTAAAGAAAACGTTCTCGCAAGTCTCTTAAGAGACCTCATGAGGACGTCGAAGCGTTCTTGGAGTCGCTACAAGAAGGGCGGGCTGAGGAGCTGCTTTGGTGTGCGCCTGGAGAGGATCGGCTCCTTCAGCGGGCTGGGATGCTGA
- the nppb gene encoding natriuretic peptides B isoform X1 has protein sequence MHLSSIPLCGLLLILNLQLISTYPVSTGLTDADMDILKVILHRLDESISQQTEVDQRLPAERGGLDSLNIEDVDGQQPQTGLDEAAIREYFSAKNLKNVRNDSSRRSSGCFGRRMDRIGSMSSLGCNTVGKYSKLK, from the exons ATGCATCTGTCTTCCATTCCCCTCTGtggcctcctcctcatcttAAACCTGCAGCTCATCAGTACATATCCCGTCAGCACCGGCTTGACTGACGCTGACATGGACATCTTAAAG GTGATCCTTCACAGACTTGATGAGTCAATCTCACAGCAGACTGAGGTGGACCAAAGACTCCCTGCAGAGAGGGGCGGTCTGGACAGCCTGAATATAGAGGATGTAGATGGACAGCAGCCCCAAACTGGACTTGATGAGGCAGCAATCAGGGAGTATTTCTCAGCCAAGAACCTCAAGAACGTCCGCAATGATTCATCCAGGAGATCTTCAGGCTGCTTCGGTCGACGGATGGATAGGATAGGCTCCATGAGCTCTCTTGGGTGCAACACTGTCGGCAAATACAGTAAGTTGAAGTAA
- the nppb gene encoding natriuretic peptides B isoform X2, producing MHLSSIPLCGLLLILNLQLISTYPVSTGLTDADMDILKVILHRLDESISQQTEVDQRLPAERGGLDSLNIEDVDGQQPQTGLDEAAIREYFSAKNLKNVRNDSSRRSSGCFGRRMDRIGSMSSLGCNTVGKYNAK from the exons ATGCATCTGTCTTCCATTCCCCTCTGtggcctcctcctcatcttAAACCTGCAGCTCATCAGTACATATCCCGTCAGCACCGGCTTGACTGACGCTGACATGGACATCTTAAAG GTGATCCTTCACAGACTTGATGAGTCAATCTCACAGCAGACTGAGGTGGACCAAAGACTCCCTGCAGAGAGGGGCGGTCTGGACAGCCTGAATATAGAGGATGTAGATGGACAGCAGCCCCAAACTGGACTTGATGAGGCAGCAATCAGGGAGTATTTCTCAGCCAAGAACCTCAAGAACGTCCGCAATGATTCATCCAGGAGATCTTCAGGCTGCTTCGGTCGACGGATGGATAGGATAGGCTCCATGAGCTCTCTTGGGTGCAACACTGTCGGCAAATACA ATGCAAAGTAA